Proteins encoded in a region of the Dehalococcoidia bacterium genome:
- the lspA gene encoding signal peptidase II — protein MDTENQSIPAKGPANPDELGHQTVDTAPPVSAATHSEMNDLPATATEATRRARMATWVREALFIGIAAAVFVADYLTKLWVRTSMFPGQSIFPDAPVRLTYITNTGSAFGLFQDQTIFLVITAVIGIGAIILYHSMHSAKTLPLTVSLGLQLGGAAGNLVERLRFGRVTDFIDLRFWPVFNVADSCIVIGVALLAWILFRTGKEKPTR, from the coding sequence GTGGACACGGAAAACCAGAGTATTCCAGCAAAAGGCCCGGCCAACCCGGACGAACTGGGACATCAGACAGTTGACACAGCGCCTCCGGTCAGCGCCGCCACGCACTCCGAGATGAACGACTTGCCTGCAACAGCCACGGAGGCAACCCGACGGGCACGGATGGCGACGTGGGTGCGCGAGGCGCTGTTTATCGGCATCGCGGCGGCCGTCTTCGTCGCGGACTACCTCACGAAGCTGTGGGTGCGGACCAGCATGTTCCCCGGCCAGTCCATTTTCCCGGACGCGCCCGTCCGGCTGACCTATATCACCAACACGGGGAGCGCGTTCGGCCTGTTCCAGGACCAGACGATCTTCCTGGTCATCACGGCGGTCATCGGCATAGGGGCCATCATCCTGTACCACTCGATGCACTCGGCGAAGACGCTCCCGCTGACCGTGAGCCTGGGCCTCCAGCTCGGCGGGGCCGCGGGCAACCTGGTGGAGCGCCTGCGGTTCGGACGCGTCACCGACTTCATTGACCTGCGCTTCTGGCCGGTGTTCAACGTGGCCGACTCGTGCATCGTCATCGGCGTGGCCCTGCTCGCATGGATACTCTTCAGGACAGGCAAAGAGAAACCGACGCGATAG
- the meaB gene encoding methylmalonyl Co-A mutase-associated GTPase MeaB has protein sequence MNNDLVQRLLAGDQRALARLITLVEREGPDVPGIMAAVYPHIGRAYLVGITGPPGAGKSTIVDRLVAFLRAKQKTVGVIAVDPTSPFTGGAVLGDRIRMQQHFGDPGVFIRSMATRGSHGGLPRTASQVAKLFDAYGRDVVLIETVGVGQTELDIMEVADTVVVVLVPEAGDAVQTMKAGLMEIADIFVVNKADRDGADSLVRELVATLELSPKHDYWSVPVLAAQAHKNVGMEEVLAQIEKHGEVMRSSNLFAEKRKAQRRKEFFQMIELRMEERLQDLVEKDGLLGSYLSQVEKGGLDPYSAASQVLANKALLTRWLETIAE, from the coding sequence GTGAACAACGACCTTGTCCAGCGCCTGCTGGCGGGCGACCAGCGCGCCCTGGCCCGACTCATCACCCTTGTAGAGCGTGAAGGGCCTGACGTCCCCGGCATCATGGCAGCCGTTTATCCACACATCGGCAGAGCATACCTCGTGGGCATCACCGGCCCGCCCGGCGCGGGCAAGTCCACCATTGTAGACCGGCTGGTCGCTTTCCTGCGGGCTAAGCAGAAGACCGTAGGCGTGATAGCGGTGGACCCCACCAGCCCCTTCACCGGCGGCGCCGTCCTGGGGGACCGCATCCGCATGCAGCAGCACTTCGGCGATCCCGGCGTCTTCATCCGCAGCATGGCCACTCGAGGCAGCCACGGCGGACTGCCCCGGACGGCCAGCCAGGTGGCGAAGCTCTTTGACGCCTACGGCAGGGACGTGGTGCTCATCGAGACGGTGGGCGTGGGCCAGACTGAGCTGGACATCATGGAGGTGGCGGACACCGTCGTCGTGGTGCTCGTGCCGGAGGCCGGCGACGCGGTGCAGACGATGAAGGCGGGCCTCATGGAGATCGCCGACATCTTCGTGGTCAACAAGGCGGACCGCGACGGCGCCGACTCCCTGGTGCGCGAGCTCGTCGCCACTCTGGAGTTGAGCCCCAAGCACGACTACTGGAGTGTGCCCGTGCTGGCGGCCCAGGCGCACAAGAACGTGGGGATGGAAGAGGTGCTGGCGCAGATTGAGAAGCACGGGGAGGTCATGCGCTCCTCCAACCTCTTTGCCGAGAAGCGGAAGGCCCAGCGGCGCAAAGAGTTTTTCCAGATGATCGAGTTGCGGATGGAAGAGCGCCTTCAAGACCTGGTGGAGAAGGACGGGCTGCTTGGATCTTATCTGTCCCAGGTGGAGAAGGGTGGGCTCGACCCCTATTCCGCAGCCTCGCAGGTGCTGGCGAACAAGGCCCTGCTGACGCGCTGGCTGGAGACCATAGCGGAGTAG